Genomic segment of Mucilaginibacter sabulilitoris:
GCTAACGTTTTTAAACGCTCCAACATTCCTTTTTACCAGATAACAGGTATGCTGCATGGCGATGATCATGTTTGGCATGAAGCGGGGGAGTGGATAGGCGCTGCCAAAGTAGCCGGTCAGATGTATTATAATACGCTTGGACTTATGGGTAGTTATTATTCGGGTATGTTGGATATATATTCAAATCTCACTTTACACTGCGCAACATTTGGCGGTCATATAGAAATTATTGAGGTTGATGAATTATCAGCATTAAGAACGAAAGTATCGGCTGATGAAGTTAAGCTTAAAGTTGATGCGATTCATAAATGTTTTGATGTTCAGGATGATTGTTCTGTAGATGAAATAGAACGGGCTGCCTTAACAGCCGTCGCCTTAGACAAGCTTGTTCAAAAGTATAATTTAGGCTCCCTTGCTTATTACCATAAAGGGACCGGTAATGCAGTTAACGAAGATACCATGAGCTCTGTAATTGTAGGTAACTCCCTGCTTACAGCTGGCGGTATCCCAGTGGCGGGTGAGTATGAAGTTAAAAACGCGCAAGCTATGAAAATTATGGAGTGCTTTGGCGCGGGAGGCTCTTTTACTGAATATTATGCAATGGACTTCACAGATGACGTAGTACTCATGGGGCATGATGGTCCGTGCCATCCGGCTATTGTCCAAGGAAAGATTAAGGTTAAGCCGCTTCAGGTTTACCACGGTAAAGTAGGTAAAGGTTTATCTGTAGAAATGTCTGTTAGCCATGGGCCGGTTACTTTGCTTTCGGTAGTGGAAACAGCCGATGGCAAAATTATGTTCCTTGTGGCCGAAGCGGAATCAGTTACCGGGCCAATTCTTGAAATAGGTAATACCAACAGTAGGTACAGGTTCCCGATAGGAGCGAGAAATTTTGTGGAGACCTGGAATGCGCAAGGCCCGTCACATCATTGCGCCGTGGGGAAAGGGCATATTGCTTCTAAAATAAAAAAGCTCGGTGATCTTTTGGGTTTGCAAACGATCAAAGTATGCTGATAATGCTATAATTAACTGGTTGAAACTTTATTAAATATACATGAAGCAAAGAAAAATTACTTTAGCGATATTGGTTATCTGTTGTTTCGGTTCATTGAAGCTATATGCTCAACACTATATAGACGGAAGACCTTCCGCATCATTACGTTTACAATGCACTGATGAAGGCGTTGTGTTGAGGCACGGAAACGGAGCCGACAGTTGTGACACATTTGGCGCGAGGGAAGCTATTGTTAACGAGGTTGACAATAAATATTACTTGTTTTATGACGGTGCCGGAAAAGATGGATGGAGAGCTTGTTTAGCCGAAAGTGATGATCTCAAAAACTGGAACAAAAAAGGAGCTATTCTTGCCCTGGGGGATCCTGGAAAAAGCGATTCAAAAAGTGCATCTGCTCCCTGGGTAATTAAAAGTGATGGTGTATGGCACATGTTCTACCTGGGTACTCCGCATACAACACCCGCTCCGGACAGGATACCCGCTTTCCCTTATCTAACTATGAAAGCGCAGGCCAAATCTATTAAAGGCCCATGGATTAAACAATATGATGTTACTCCTTTTGTTGAAAAAGCAAATAGCTTTTATACAGTAACCTCCAGTCCGGGGTTTATTGTTAAGGTAAATGGAGAGTTTCTACAGTTCTTCAGTGGTGCTTCCGAAGATGCCAACGGAACTAAAAGAACCCTTGGACTGGCAAGAACTAAAAATTTAAACGGTAGCTGGAATATTGATCCAAAACCATTATTCCCGCCCACTGAACAGGTAGAAAATTCATCTGTATTTTTTGAACAGGCTACTAAAACATGGTATTTATTTACAAACCATATCGGAATAACAAAGGAAAATGGAGAATACACCGATGCCATATGGGTATACTGGACAAAAGATATTTACCATTGGAGTGAGAAAAACAAAGCCGTTGTATTAGATAAGTCGAATTGCACATGGGCTAAAGGAGCCATAGGAATGCCCACCGTAATTAAAGTAGGGAATAGGTTGGCAATGCTATATGATGGGGTTGAAGGAACCAGTACAAGTCACATGGGTAGGGATATAGGCCTGGCCTGGATTCAATTGCCATTAAAAATTCAATAAAACCGTTTTCTCAAAAAAACTGCCCAAAATGCCATAATATTCCCGATGGGTCATGCAGAAAACATTCTTTTCCCCAATGTTCCACCCGGGTGGAGGTTAGCCGGGCTGTTTTATATTTAGCCGTAAGATTTAATGCTGAAAGCTCATCCCAGTACCTGTCAACATCATCCACCTCTAAAAATATCATTGTATTATCTATCCAGTCCTTTACATAGGCCTTCTGCAAATAAAAGGCTGTTTGCCTGCTCTTAAAAACCGACATGTTATCGGCTAATACTGTTTCTTCAAAACCAAGATCACGATAAAAACTTCTCGATACCTCAAAATCTGTGGCGCCAATAAATGGTCTGATTGATTTAATATTATGTTCCATTTTTTCAGTGGTTTAATGGTTTTAAACAAACTTATTAAATCATTTCAAAATCACGAAACGAGTAGGATTTAACTTTCGGCGGTTGCTGCATTTAATTTATCTCAATTTCCTTCATTTTCAGTCTCCAAACTTTCGTGGTAATCAATGATCTTATTCAGAACCTGCACAGCTATTTCCAGGTCTTTCTCTCCAACTAATTTCTTGTAAATAGTACTCATCCTGAAAACATCTTTGTTGGCTTCAAGCAAAAAGAGCTTTCCATTTTTAGTAAGCTCAAGAATATCGCTCCGTTTGTCTTGGGGATTTTCCCTGCTCACAATCATACCGGCATCTTCTAACTCCTTGACGGTACGGCTCATGTTTTGCTTGGATATCATCGCCAATCGTGCCAGTTCTGACGTAGTACTTCCGTCAACGCAGATATTACAAATAACCGGCATATAAGAAATTTTCATTTGCCCCCAATAAGGTTTAATGTTATAATGTGTCCAGGTGTCCAGGTGTTTTCTTAAATTGAATATTAGCCGCTGCCAGTTCTTATCCTGCAAGCCTTCAAAGGCTTTCAACTGTTTATCTATCTTTTTATCCTCCATGGGGTAAAATTAATAAAATAGTAATCATTGATTACTATTTTATTGTCATAATACCTGAGATGAAAAACGTCGGCGAGATATTACATCTTGTTACAAGGCATTATTAAGCTTTAAAACGATTAACTCAGCAGATGCATCGCCAGGCTTTAATCCTGATAGGTCAATAACACAATCCTTGTCCGTATTTTTTAATTTTAACGATTTACCGGTTCCCAAAATAGTTGCGGTGCCATTAGCTTTTGCGTGGAAATTACGCAACTTAAATGTAGGGGTGTAAGTAGGCAGAATGCAGAATAGATCTTTATTTTTTACTGTAAAAAATGCTTCAACATAGGCGGTATCTTTTTGAGGCTTTACCAGTTGGGTAATGCTATATCCGGCCATATAACTTTTGCCCTTCTTCTCGCGCCTGATACCATTGCTCCATTGATAGGGTTGTTTGTAAGCCTCAGTCTCATAGATTGCCTCGCCGTTTAGTTTTAACCAACTGCCAATTTCGCTGAGCCGCTGTTGCATAATTACGGGGATGCGCCCATCAGCCGTGGGGCCAATGTCAAGTAACAGGTTTCCCCCACGGGATACGATATCTATAAGCATTAAAATAAGGTCGTGCCCGCTTTTATAATCCTCTAATTTTTCGTTGCGGTTATAGCCGTAAGAATGCCCTATACCCTGGCTTTCTTCCCATATTACACTCGCATCCTTGCCGCTCCCGTACTCAGATGTAGTATAGGTAGCGCCTTTATTATTATCACGCGTATTACTTCCCCATCTATCATCAACCACCACTTCTTTAGCTACCGGCGATTCGTTAAATAACCATGCCAGCAGCTCCGGGCTATGCCAGGCGGTATCTGGCAATTCCCATTCGCCATCGGAGAAAATAATAGAAGGTTTATACTTGGTAACCAGGTCTTTAAATTGGGGGATCATATGTTCGGTTACAAACCGTTTTTTATCTTTCAACCACAAGGGGTTATACCACTCATACAATGAGTAATAATATCCCATTTTTAAACCTTCTTGTCTTACAGCATTGGTGAGGTCCCCAAGCAAATCCCGCTTTGGTGTACCCGATACCGCGTTCCATGAACGTCCCCAGTCCCTGTCGGCCTCCGCGCTGTTCCATAAACAATAACCTTCATGGTGCTTTGAGGTGAGTACCACATAACGTGCTCCCGAGTTTTTAAATACCTGTGCCCACTGTTGAGGATCGAACATCTCTGCCTTGAACATCGGTTCAAATTGCGGATACAAAAAATCGGCGCCATAGTTTTTGTTATGAAAAGCCACGAAATCTTTTTGCTTTTCTGTTGCAATGCGTTGCCAATACCATTCGGCATAGCTGTAACCACTGTTAGGTATTACAGGAGCATAAGCAGGAACGGAGTACAAACCCCAATGAATAAATATGCCAAACTTATCCTGATGGAACCATGCCGGCATTTTGCGCATGTTTAAAGAAGCCCAATTAGGTTCAAATGTTTGTGCCGAAGCGGCAAGGCTAAAAAAGGTAAATAAAAGGAGAGCTAATCTTTTCATCGTAAATGAAATTTTATGAAAATTAAGTGTAATTTTTTTTAAATCAAATTTGGGTTAATTTACAGCTCCGTTTTGTCGCATCCAACCCTTATTTTGACGCATTTGCACCGGACGAAGAAATTGACTAAGCACTATTTTTGTTAAATGAAAATAGTACGCGTTCAATACACAACCAGGCCAGATTATGTGGCCATTAATCAGCAAAATATAGCCGCAGTGGTAGCTGAGCTGAAAGTGCTGAATCACCCGGGTATCAAATATGGCACCTGGTTATTGCCGGACGGCAAAACTTTTATGCACTTTGACCAGTTTGAGAGTGAAGCAGCTCACCTGATTTTACAGGAACTCTCCTCTTTTAAAAAATTTGCAGAAGAGCTGGAAGCCAGCGGTTTGGAGGTAGAGCCAAAATTAGAATTGCTTTCGCTCGTGGCTTCCACGGAAACGTATTTCTAAAGGAGCTAGGAATCGAAGCACATGTAATTAACTGGTTTAATTCAGCATATGCCGCTGTTCTGGCTGGTGAAAGGAATAGCGGGTTATATTTAACAACACGAGGATCAATATGCCGGAAGCTAAGCCAAGACCAGCCATCAGGTTGGATAGCAGGATATTGGAACTTATAGCTTTCTCCCCGTTTTTCATTAAACGGGCGCTTTCAATAACCTGAATATCAGTTAGTCGGGCTAATGCCTGCTGCAGATGATTAAAACGCGTCATTTGCTCAGATGTACTCACCGTTTGCTCAGTAATGGAAAGCTGTTTTAATTCCAAACGAAACTGCTTCCATTGTGTGGTTTCTTCTGCTGTTAGTTTTGTTGCTTCATATTTCTTTGCCAG
This window contains:
- a CDS encoding arabinose isomerase — translated: MLTKTIIAPEVKVGLFGIGLNVYWEQFEGLEKRLSGYTDVVADKLKASGAVVVNLGLIDTPQKAFEAGDRFRTEGVDIIFLYVTTYALSSTVLPVVKKAKVPVIVLNLSPEAAIDYTAFNNLKDRTAMTGEWLAYCSACPVPEIANVFKRSNIPFYQITGMLHGDDHVWHEAGEWIGAAKVAGQMYYNTLGLMGSYYSGMLDIYSNLTLHCATFGGHIEIIEVDELSALRTKVSADEVKLKVDAIHKCFDVQDDCSVDEIERAALTAVALDKLVQKYNLGSLAYYHKGTGNAVNEDTMSSVIVGNSLLTAGGIPVAGEYEVKNAQAMKIMECFGAGGSFTEYYAMDFTDDVVLMGHDGPCHPAIVQGKIKVKPLQVYHGKVGKGLSVEMSVSHGPVTLLSVVETADGKIMFLVAEAESVTGPILEIGNTNSRYRFPIGARNFVETWNAQGPSHHCAVGKGHIASKIKKLGDLLGLQTIKVC
- a CDS encoding glycoside hydrolase family protein is translated as MKQRKITLAILVICCFGSLKLYAQHYIDGRPSASLRLQCTDEGVVLRHGNGADSCDTFGAREAIVNEVDNKYYLFYDGAGKDGWRACLAESDDLKNWNKKGAILALGDPGKSDSKSASAPWVIKSDGVWHMFYLGTPHTTPAPDRIPAFPYLTMKAQAKSIKGPWIKQYDVTPFVEKANSFYTVTSSPGFIVKVNGEFLQFFSGASEDANGTKRTLGLARTKNLNGSWNIDPKPLFPPTEQVENSSVFFEQATKTWYLFTNHIGITKENGEYTDAIWVYWTKDIYHWSEKNKAVVLDKSNCTWAKGAIGMPTVIKVGNRLAMLYDGVEGTSTSHMGRDIGLAWIQLPLKIQ
- a CDS encoding MarR family winged helix-turn-helix transcriptional regulator — translated: MEDKKIDKQLKAFEGLQDKNWQRLIFNLRKHLDTWTHYNIKPYWGQMKISYMPVICNICVDGSTTSELARLAMISKQNMSRTVKELEDAGMIVSRENPQDKRSDILELTKNGKLFLLEANKDVFRMSTIYKKLVGEKDLEIAVQVLNKIIDYHESLETENEGN
- a CDS encoding MCP four helix bundle domain-containing protein; this encodes MMRRAGLFKNRLKAAGVLAVLTVLLLLANLQGRTNVTDMNQTLTSLRNDRLLPVVYAQEITRLLYENKMLMSGGYHSAEIKANFNAIEVLAKKYEATKLTAEETTQWKQFRLELKQLSITEQTVSTSEQMTRFNHLQQALARLTDIQVIESARLMKNGEKAISSNILLSNLMAGLGLASGILILVLLNITRYSFHQPEQRHMLN
- a CDS encoding alpha-L-fucosidase, giving the protein MKRLALLLFTFFSLAASAQTFEPNWASLNMRKMPAWFHQDKFGIFIHWGLYSVPAYAPVIPNSGYSYAEWYWQRIATEKQKDFVAFHNKNYGADFLYPQFEPMFKAEMFDPQQWAQVFKNSGARYVVLTSKHHEGYCLWNSAEADRDWGRSWNAVSGTPKRDLLGDLTNAVRQEGLKMGYYYSLYEWYNPLWLKDKKRFVTEHMIPQFKDLVTKYKPSIIFSDGEWELPDTAWHSPELLAWLFNESPVAKEVVVDDRWGSNTRDNNKGATYTTSEYGSGKDASVIWEESQGIGHSYGYNRNEKLEDYKSGHDLILMLIDIVSRGGNLLLDIGPTADGRIPVIMQQRLSEIGSWLKLNGEAIYETEAYKQPYQWSNGIRREKKGKSYMAGYSITQLVKPQKDTAYVEAFFTVKNKDLFCILPTYTPTFKLRNFHAKANGTATILGTGKSLKLKNTDKDCVIDLSGLKPGDASAELIVLKLNNAL
- a CDS encoding VOC family protein, giving the protein MEHNIKSIRPFIGATDFEVSRSFYRDLGFEETVLADNMSVFKSRQTAFYLQKAYVKDWIDNTMIFLEVDDVDRYWDELSALNLTAKYKTARLTSTRVEHWGKECFLHDPSGILWHFGQFF